A genomic window from Streptomyces sp. HUAS YS2 includes:
- a CDS encoding LysR family transcriptional regulator has protein sequence MELRHLVTFEKVAAVLSFTRAAAELKYAQSSVTGQIRSLETSLGVELFERLGSRIRLTEAGERLLPYARRIIELNEEARAAVAGAEEPAGTIAVGTMESLTSYRLPPLLELFHHRHPKVRLTLRPTLGDATRQALLDGTYDIGFLMERETEHPGLESEVLAPEPLVLVAGPGHPLAGRAGLTSADLAAAPLVGTEPGCPYRDLFEEELREWAPPFMEFGTIEATKKAVAGGLGLALLPRITVSEELASGALTALDWEVPFTLFTQIAWRRGKQLPGHVRLFVEQARRLVREQSGSPEA, from the coding sequence ATGGAGCTGCGGCACCTGGTGACCTTCGAGAAGGTCGCCGCCGTCCTCTCCTTCACCCGGGCCGCCGCCGAGCTGAAGTACGCGCAGTCCAGCGTCACCGGCCAGATCCGCTCGCTGGAGACCTCGCTCGGCGTGGAGCTGTTCGAGCGGCTCGGCAGCCGGATCCGGCTCACCGAGGCCGGCGAGCGGCTGCTGCCGTACGCCCGGCGGATCATCGAGCTGAACGAGGAGGCCCGGGCCGCGGTCGCCGGGGCCGAGGAGCCGGCCGGGACGATCGCCGTCGGCACCATGGAGTCGCTGACCTCCTACCGGCTGCCGCCGCTCCTCGAACTGTTCCACCACCGCCACCCGAAGGTGCGTCTCACGCTGCGCCCCACGCTCGGCGACGCGACCCGGCAGGCGCTCCTCGACGGGACGTACGACATCGGGTTCCTGATGGAACGTGAGACGGAGCACCCCGGTCTGGAGTCGGAGGTCCTCGCGCCGGAGCCGCTGGTCCTGGTGGCCGGCCCGGGTCATCCGCTGGCGGGACGCGCCGGGCTCACGAGCGCGGACCTCGCGGCGGCGCCGCTGGTGGGCACCGAGCCGGGCTGTCCCTACCGCGACCTCTTCGAGGAGGAGTTGCGGGAGTGGGCGCCGCCGTTCATGGAGTTCGGCACGATCGAGGCGACCAAGAAGGCGGTCGCGGGCGGGCTGGGGCTCGCGCTGCTGCCCCGGATCACCGTCTCCGAGGAGCTGGCGTCCGGGGCGCTGACGGCCCTCGACTGGGAGGTGCCGTTCACGCTCTTCACGCAGATCGCGTGGCGGCGGGGGAAGCAGCTGCCGGGGCACGTCCGGCTGTTCGTGGAGCAGGCGCGTCGGCTGGTGCGGGAGCAGTCCGGGTCGCCGGAAGCGTGA
- a CDS encoding NAD(P)H-binding protein — protein MTTLVTGARGKVGQGLVARLHAAGHTVRAASAAPAELTVPEGVETVALALGSPDDDALHTALRGVRQVFLYPDPAGIHTLIKAAEAAGVEHVVLLSSSSVLGPDAENDPLASHSLEVERALADSGLTCTFLRPDAFASNSLGWAYVVGGSLPVQLAYPDAHIAPIHPEDIADIAFEALTGEALTGRRITLTGPESLTFREQLAVLSDAVGRPIPVEQISRAEAEQQMGRFMPPAMVGSLLDLWSAASHGPATVADTTETLLGRPARTYREWARDNAGAFAPQH, from the coding sequence ATGACCACGCTCGTCACCGGCGCCCGCGGCAAGGTCGGCCAGGGCCTCGTGGCCCGTCTGCACGCCGCCGGCCACACCGTCCGCGCCGCCAGCGCCGCCCCCGCCGAACTGACCGTCCCCGAGGGCGTCGAGACCGTCGCGCTCGCCCTCGGCAGCCCGGACGACGACGCCCTCCACACCGCTCTCCGCGGCGTCCGCCAGGTCTTCCTCTATCCGGACCCCGCCGGCATCCACACACTGATCAAGGCCGCCGAGGCCGCCGGCGTCGAGCACGTCGTCCTGCTCTCCTCGTCCTCCGTCCTCGGCCCCGACGCCGAGAACGACCCGCTGGCGAGCCACAGCCTGGAGGTCGAGCGCGCCCTCGCCGACTCCGGCCTGACCTGCACCTTCCTGCGGCCCGACGCCTTCGCCAGCAACTCCCTCGGCTGGGCGTACGTCGTCGGCGGCTCGTTGCCGGTCCAGCTCGCGTACCCCGACGCGCACATCGCGCCGATCCACCCCGAGGACATCGCCGACATCGCCTTCGAGGCGCTGACCGGGGAGGCCCTCACCGGCCGCCGGATCACGCTCACCGGCCCCGAGTCGCTCACCTTCCGCGAGCAGCTCGCCGTCCTGTCCGACGCCGTCGGCCGCCCGATCCCCGTCGAGCAGATCTCCCGCGCCGAAGCCGAGCAGCAGATGGGCCGCTTCATGCCCCCGGCCATGGTCGGCTCGCTGCTCGACCTGTGGTCCGCCGCCTCGCACGGGCCCGCCACCGTCGCCGACACCACCGAGACCCTGCTCGGCCGCCCCGCCCGCACCTACCGCGAATGGGCCCGCGACAACGCCGGCGCCTTCGCCCCACAGCACTGA
- a CDS encoding menaquinone biosynthesis decarboxylase: protein MAYDDLRSLLRALEREGDLKRIKAEVDPYLEVGEIVDRVNKAGGPALLFENVKGASMPLAMNVFGTDRRLLKALGLKSYDEISEKIGGLLKPELPHGFVGVREAFGKLGSMVHVPPRKVKSENAPVQEVVLTGDDVDLDLLPALFTWPKDGGSFFNLGLTHTKHPETGVRNLGLYRLQRHDKRTIGMHWQIHKDSRNHYAVAAERGERLPVAIAFGCPPAVTYASTAPLPGDIDEYLFAGFVQGKRIEMVDCKTVPLQVPANAEVVVEGWLEPGEMLPEGPFGDHTGFYTPQEPFPALKIDCITMRKRPLLQSIVVGRPPTEDGPLGRATERFFLPLLKIIVPDIVDYHLPESGGFHNCAIVSIDKKYPKHAQKVMHAIWGAHMMSLTKLIIVVDKDCDVHDLHEVSWRALGNTDYARDLTVVEGPVDHLDHASYQQFWGGKAGIDATKKLPEEGYTRDGGWPDMVESDPATAALVDRRWKEYGL from the coding sequence ATGGCTTACGACGATCTCCGCTCGCTGCTCAGGGCCCTGGAGCGCGAGGGCGACCTCAAGCGCATCAAGGCCGAAGTCGATCCGTACCTGGAGGTCGGGGAGATCGTCGACCGGGTGAACAAGGCGGGGGGCCCGGCGCTGCTGTTCGAGAACGTCAAGGGCGCCTCGATGCCCCTGGCGATGAACGTCTTCGGCACGGACCGCCGCCTCCTCAAGGCCCTCGGCCTGAAGTCGTACGACGAGATCAGCGAGAAGATCGGCGGGCTGCTCAAGCCGGAGCTGCCGCACGGCTTCGTCGGCGTCCGGGAGGCCTTCGGCAAGCTGGGCTCGATGGTCCACGTGCCGCCGAGGAAGGTGAAGTCCGAGAACGCTCCGGTCCAGGAGGTCGTCCTCACCGGGGACGACGTCGACCTGGACCTGCTGCCGGCGCTGTTCACCTGGCCCAAGGACGGCGGCTCCTTCTTCAACCTGGGGCTGACCCACACCAAGCACCCGGAGACGGGCGTCCGCAACCTCGGCCTGTACCGCCTCCAGCGCCACGACAAGCGCACCATCGGCATGCACTGGCAGATCCACAAGGACAGCCGCAACCACTACGCGGTCGCCGCCGAGCGCGGCGAGCGGCTGCCGGTCGCGATCGCCTTCGGCTGCCCGCCGGCCGTCACGTACGCCTCGACCGCGCCGCTGCCCGGTGACATCGACGAGTACCTGTTCGCCGGCTTCGTGCAGGGCAAGCGGATCGAGATGGTCGACTGCAAGACCGTTCCGCTCCAGGTCCCGGCGAACGCCGAGGTCGTCGTCGAGGGCTGGCTGGAGCCCGGCGAGATGCTGCCGGAGGGTCCCTTCGGCGACCACACCGGCTTCTACACGCCGCAGGAGCCGTTCCCGGCGCTGAAGATCGACTGCATCACGATGCGAAAGCGTCCGCTGCTCCAGTCGATCGTGGTCGGCCGGCCGCCGACCGAGGACGGCCCGCTGGGCCGCGCGACGGAGCGGTTCTTCCTGCCGCTGCTGAAGATCATCGTGCCGGACATCGTGGACTACCACCTGCCGGAGTCGGGCGGCTTCCACAACTGCGCGATCGTCTCGATCGACAAGAAGTACCCGAAGCACGCGCAGAAGGTCATGCACGCCATCTGGGGCGCGCACATGATGTCGCTGACCAAGCTGATCATCGTGGTGGACAAGGACTGCGACGTCCACGACCTGCACGAGGTGTCCTGGCGGGCGCTCGGCAACACCGACTACGCGCGCGACCTCACCGTCGTCGAAGGCCCGGTGGACCACCTGGACCACGCCTCGTACCAGCAGTTCTGGGGCGGCAAGGCGGGCATCGACGCGACGAAGAAGCTGCCCGAGGAGGGCTACACCCGGGACGGCGGCTGGCCGGACATGGTGGAGTCGGACCCGGCGACCGCGGCCCTGGTGGACCGCCGCTGGAAGGAGTACGGCCTGTGA
- a CDS encoding PLD nuclease N-terminal domain-containing protein, which yields MLRALMYILPLALTIYAFIDCLNTPEDEAKHLPKVAWIFIILLFWIVGPIVWFAAGKMRHAPAGGRTPSEWHRNHRHEWVAPDDNPEFLKSLREENQKDESLLKDWEADLRRREEELKKREQGEGEKDADS from the coding sequence ATGCTCAGGGCACTGATGTACATCCTGCCGCTGGCGCTGACGATCTACGCCTTCATCGACTGCCTCAACACCCCCGAGGACGAGGCGAAGCATCTGCCGAAGGTGGCCTGGATCTTCATCATCCTGCTGTTCTGGATCGTCGGTCCGATCGTGTGGTTCGCCGCCGGCAAGATGCGCCACGCGCCCGCCGGAGGTCGTACGCCGTCCGAGTGGCACCGCAACCACCGGCACGAATGGGTCGCGCCCGACGACAACCCCGAGTTCCTGAAGTCGCTCCGCGAGGAGAACCAGAAGGACGAGTCGCTCCTCAAGGACTGGGAGGCGGACCTGCGCCGCCGCGAGGAGGAGCTGAAGAAGCGCGAGCAGGGCGAGGGCGAGAAGGACGCGGACAGCTGA
- a CDS encoding isopenicillin N synthase family dioxygenase: MSEPLIPTIDLADDPDRALRTIDRALREAGFLLVTGHGVDPGPRADIRAVAREFFRLPAAVKEPYAVKVGGRGWLGPGAEANGYAEGTVTPPDLKESLSFAAEEPTGNAAVDAEWFLPNTWPAEVPELKPLVETYLGQMRELSDRILDLLGTALGEGADFFTRHTGHPTFGFNINWYPGRALTGEPEPGQFRIGPHTDFGTVTVLDRQAGRGGLQVYTDRGGWQDAPYDPAAFTVNIGDLMAGWTGGRWRSGRHRVLPPPADAPDEELMSLVYFYECDPGTTIHGLESHGYLRSQLEAITTG; encoded by the coding sequence ATGAGTGAGCCCCTGATTCCGACGATCGATCTGGCCGACGACCCGGACCGCGCGCTGCGGACCATCGACCGGGCCCTGCGCGAGGCCGGGTTCCTGCTGGTGACCGGGCACGGCGTGGACCCGGGCCCGCGGGCCGACATCCGCGCGGTCGCCCGGGAGTTCTTCCGCCTGCCGGCCGCCGTGAAGGAGCCGTACGCGGTGAAGGTCGGCGGCCGGGGGTGGCTCGGGCCCGGCGCGGAGGCGAACGGGTACGCGGAGGGCACGGTGACCCCGCCCGACCTGAAGGAGTCGCTGTCCTTCGCGGCGGAGGAGCCGACCGGGAACGCGGCCGTGGACGCCGAGTGGTTCCTGCCGAACACCTGGCCCGCCGAGGTCCCCGAGCTGAAGCCGCTGGTGGAGACGTACCTGGGGCAGATGCGGGAGCTCTCCGACCGGATCCTGGATCTGCTCGGCACCGCGCTCGGCGAGGGCGCCGACTTCTTCACCCGGCACACCGGGCACCCCACGTTCGGCTTCAACATCAACTGGTATCCGGGTCGGGCGCTGACCGGCGAACCGGAGCCGGGGCAGTTCCGGATCGGCCCGCACACCGACTTCGGCACCGTCACCGTCCTCGACCGACAGGCGGGCCGCGGCGGGCTCCAGGTGTACACCGACCGCGGCGGCTGGCAGGACGCCCCGTACGACCCCGCCGCGTTCACCGTCAACATCGGAGACCTGATGGCGGGCTGGACCGGCGGGCGCTGGCGCTCCGGCCGCCACCGGGTGCTGCCGCCGCCCGCCGACGCGCCCGACGAGGAGCTGATGTCGCTGGTCTACTTCTACGAGTGCGACCCGGGGACGACCATCCACGGGCTCGAGTCGCACGGCTACCTGCGATCCCAACTCGAGGCGATCACAACCGGGTGA
- a CDS encoding nucleoside deaminase, giving the protein MDETRARQWLGIALAEARAGRDEGGIPIGAALYAADGTLLGRGRNRRVQDGDPSLHAETAAFRAAGRQRSYRGTTMVTTLSPCWYCSGLVRQFGISRVVVGEARTFHGGHDWLAEHGVRVLVLDDPECTALMREFVARHPALWSEDIGDE; this is encoded by the coding sequence ATGGACGAGACCCGCGCCCGGCAGTGGCTCGGCATCGCCCTCGCGGAGGCGCGGGCCGGGCGGGACGAGGGCGGGATCCCGATCGGGGCGGCCCTCTACGCCGCCGACGGAACGCTCCTCGGCCGCGGCCGCAACCGCCGGGTACAGGACGGCGACCCGTCCCTGCACGCGGAGACCGCCGCCTTCCGGGCCGCCGGCCGGCAGCGCTCGTACCGCGGCACCACGATGGTGACGACCCTCTCCCCCTGCTGGTACTGCTCCGGCCTGGTCCGCCAGTTCGGCATCTCCCGGGTCGTCGTCGGCGAGGCCCGCACCTTCCACGGCGGCCACGACTGGCTGGCCGAGCACGGGGTGCGGGTCCTCGTCCTGGACGATCCCGAATGCACCGCCCTGATGCGGGAGTTCGTCGCCCGGCACCCGGCCCTGTGGAGTGAGGACATCGGTGATGAGTGA
- a CDS encoding DMT family transporter, producing MRNETRGTVELTLAMVLSGTLGIFVVESGASAFNVVFFRCLFGALALGAYSLARGYFTGHGFTPKKLGLAALGGVFIVFNWVFLFEAYEAVSISFATVVYHTQPFFLVLLGAVLFRERITAAKFGWLAVAFAGLVLVSGVRPGDTASLKGLGLALGAAVLYALSTVVTKRITGVRPHLIALVQVLVGLPLLLPFADFGAAAGLGAGWGWLAGLGLIHTGLMYVLMYSAYAKLPTAKIAVLAFTYPAVAMVADWAVYGHHIGLVQALGVPLIVLAGLKVTLPATRTAPAPADAPAPRTAGRAPAAASPAATRSA from the coding sequence ATGAGAAACGAGACCAGGGGAACCGTCGAACTGACCCTCGCCATGGTGCTGTCCGGCACCCTCGGCATCTTCGTCGTCGAGTCCGGGGCGTCCGCCTTCAACGTGGTGTTCTTCCGGTGCCTGTTCGGGGCCCTCGCGCTCGGGGCGTACAGCCTCGCGCGGGGCTACTTCACCGGGCACGGGTTCACGCCGAAGAAGCTCGGGCTCGCCGCGCTCGGCGGCGTGTTCATCGTCTTCAACTGGGTGTTCCTGTTCGAGGCGTACGAGGCCGTCTCGATCTCCTTCGCCACCGTCGTCTACCACACGCAGCCGTTCTTCCTGGTGCTGCTCGGCGCGGTGCTGTTCCGGGAGCGGATCACCGCCGCGAAGTTCGGCTGGCTCGCCGTGGCCTTTGCCGGCCTGGTCCTCGTCTCCGGCGTCCGGCCGGGCGACACCGCCTCGCTCAAGGGGCTCGGGCTCGCGCTCGGCGCCGCCGTGCTCTACGCCCTGTCCACCGTCGTCACCAAGCGGATCACCGGCGTCCGGCCGCACCTGATCGCCCTCGTGCAGGTCCTCGTCGGGCTCCCGCTGCTGCTGCCCTTCGCCGACTTCGGCGCCGCGGCCGGGCTCGGCGCCGGCTGGGGCTGGCTCGCCGGGCTGGGGCTCATCCACACGGGACTGATGTACGTGCTGATGTACTCGGCCTACGCCAAGCTGCCCACGGCCAAGATCGCCGTGCTCGCCTTCACGTACCCGGCCGTCGCGATGGTCGCCGACTGGGCCGTGTACGGGCACCACATCGGTCTCGTCCAGGCGCTCGGCGTCCCGCTGATCGTCCTGGCCGGCCTGAAGGTCACGCTTCCGGCGACCCGGACTGCTCCCGCACCAGCCGACGCGCCTGCTCCACGAACAGCCGGACGTGCCCCGGCAGCTGCTTCCCCCGCCGCCACGCGATCTGCGTGA
- a CDS encoding ABC transporter substrate-binding protein: MTPLLDRLRYRVFYTTRQKIVTTVLTVAVLVAAGGYAVDRVTTPEDRSCAAGVERPAGSSECVGVNGDGHDFGVPALTAAAAAIARENRTLKDGTYATVALLLPLTSPDAGMRIKVLHELQGAYAYQYRANHASNDQTPKIRLVLANTGRGNAHWRTAVDRLKTMTGAPDRLRAVSGIATSTTPVQEAVRELTGAGIAVVGTSITADTLANSATRDRFPGLARVSPTNSDEANALAHFGRVDAAKALLVQDTRSGDHYTDTLKSAFAESLKGAPYEPQLFTSPPDPADEGTTANTFRQITHLICDTRADTVFFAGRHTQLRQFINALGDRGCAERSFTVLTGDEGSYLGADGRLDRAALKARLTVRYASLAHPDAWRPAAGRPVPAAGGSTADYDRFVADLAAASKDPVALEDGQAIVAYDAMAMAVHAIRQATGEGKQHPELADVVTQWPQVKGSLRVRGASGWICLDNHGNPYNKAVPIVELAPDGSQRFVQIAWPEGSPPAPDCLPPGKG, translated from the coding sequence ATGACGCCCCTGCTCGACCGGCTGCGCTACCGCGTCTTCTACACCACCCGCCAGAAGATCGTCACGACCGTGCTGACGGTGGCCGTTCTCGTCGCCGCCGGCGGATACGCCGTCGACCGGGTCACCACTCCGGAGGACCGTTCCTGCGCGGCGGGCGTCGAGCGTCCCGCGGGCAGCTCCGAGTGCGTCGGCGTCAACGGCGACGGGCACGACTTCGGCGTCCCCGCGCTCACCGCGGCCGCCGCCGCGATCGCCCGCGAGAACAGGACCCTGAAGGACGGCACGTACGCGACGGTCGCGCTGTTGCTGCCGCTGACCTCACCCGACGCCGGGATGCGGATCAAGGTCCTGCACGAGCTGCAGGGTGCGTACGCCTACCAGTACCGCGCCAACCACGCCTCCAACGACCAGACCCCGAAGATCCGGCTGGTGCTCGCCAACACCGGCCGGGGCAACGCGCACTGGCGGACGGCGGTCGACCGGCTGAAGACGATGACCGGCGCGCCGGACCGGCTGCGCGCGGTGTCCGGCATAGCCACGAGCACGACCCCGGTCCAGGAGGCGGTACGAGAACTGACCGGCGCCGGGATCGCGGTCGTCGGCACGAGCATCACCGCCGACACGCTCGCCAACAGCGCCACCCGGGACCGTTTCCCCGGCCTGGCCCGGGTCTCCCCCACCAACTCCGACGAGGCGAACGCACTGGCCCACTTCGGCCGGGTCGACGCCGCGAAGGCGCTGCTGGTCCAGGACACCCGCTCCGGCGACCACTACACGGACACACTGAAGTCCGCGTTCGCCGAGTCGCTGAAGGGCGCGCCGTACGAGCCGCAGCTGTTCACCTCGCCGCCCGACCCGGCCGACGAGGGCACCACCGCGAACACCTTCCGCCAGATCACCCACCTGATCTGCGACACCCGCGCGGACACCGTGTTCTTCGCCGGCCGCCACACCCAGCTGCGGCAGTTCATCAACGCGCTCGGCGACCGCGGCTGCGCGGAGCGCTCCTTCACCGTGCTCACCGGCGACGAGGGCTCGTACCTGGGCGCGGACGGCCGCCTCGACCGGGCCGCGCTGAAGGCCCGGCTGACGGTGCGGTACGCCTCGCTGGCGCACCCGGACGCGTGGCGGCCCGCCGCCGGCCGGCCGGTCCCGGCGGCGGGCGGCTCCACCGCGGACTACGACCGGTTCGTGGCGGACCTCGCGGCGGCGTCGAAGGACCCGGTGGCGCTGGAGGACGGGCAGGCGATCGTCGCGTACGACGCTATGGCGATGGCGGTGCACGCGATCCGGCAGGCGACGGGCGAGGGGAAGCAGCACCCGGAGCTCGCGGACGTGGTCACACAGTGGCCGCAGGTGAAGGGCTCGCTGCGGGTGCGCGGCGCGAGCGGCTGGATCTGCCTGGACAACCACGGCAACCCGTACAACAAGGCGGTCCCGATCGTGGAGCTGGCCCCCGACGGCTCGCAGCGCTTCGTCCAGATCGCCTGGCCGGAGGGCAGCCCGCCGGCCCCGGACTGCCTGCCGCCGGGGAAGGGGTAG
- a CDS encoding MarR family winged helix-turn-helix transcriptional regulator, with translation MTKREPETADELLNAVGPAFGKLRRSSLLEVEDPISEKDLSRTLVLRIVLEAEQEDTGEVTVGGVGKHLGVDPSVASRMVSDCIAAGYLVRAASQQDGRRTVLHLSAEGRELMTRFGRHQRQAYEYITEDWPERERLELARLMLKYVASQDSLAQRAKDANR, from the coding sequence ATGACGAAGCGAGAGCCGGAGACGGCGGACGAGCTGCTCAACGCTGTGGGCCCGGCCTTCGGGAAGCTCCGGCGCTCCTCACTCCTGGAGGTCGAGGACCCGATCTCCGAGAAGGACCTGAGCCGCACGCTGGTGCTCCGGATCGTCCTGGAGGCCGAGCAGGAGGACACCGGCGAGGTCACGGTCGGCGGGGTCGGCAAGCACCTGGGCGTGGACCCGTCGGTGGCCAGCCGCATGGTCTCCGACTGCATCGCGGCCGGCTACCTCGTGCGGGCCGCCTCCCAGCAGGACGGCCGCCGTACGGTGCTCCATCTCAGCGCCGAGGGCCGGGAGCTGATGACCCGCTTCGGCCGCCACCAGCGTCAGGCCTACGAGTACATCACCGAGGACTGGCCCGAGCGGGAACGCCTGGAGCTCGCCCGCCTCATGCTCAAGTACGTCGCCTCGCAGGACAGCCTGGCCCAGCGGGCCAAGGACGCGAACCGCTAG
- a CDS encoding MFS transporter — protein sequence MSLTRAPAEAADASPPDTGRRWAVLAVVLFAAVLDLLDATITNIAAPTIAADLGGGESLVQWLGAGYALSMGVLLVVGSRLGDRYGRRRLFLIGLTGFTLASVACGLAFDPASVIGFRLLQGGFGALVVPQGFGILGAVFPPKEIGKAFGVFAPCLGLSAISGPVLAGLLIDSFGWRSMFLINIVLGGLAIVLAVRLLPRDTGDRAVTLDGPGSALLAATMLGLLHGLIDGAAHGWTLLPVLSLAAGAGFFALFCLRQRRAAAPLIEPSLLRNRGFTSGLVLGLVFYAAVAGLLFVLSLYLQDGLHRSPTGASLGLAPVAAGIIVASIAAHGLKARLGRTLILVGLLLTLTGTLALLALVQSTTPTTGTLLVPVFVTGLGLGTCFGTVYEVTLGDIAPKEAGSASGSLNAVSQLANSIGAAAVTTVYFHTSGASADAAGRSLALVAAAVLVCCALVRLLPRTAQSPHHQA from the coding sequence ATGTCCCTCACCCGCGCCCCGGCAGAGGCCGCCGACGCCTCCCCGCCCGACACCGGCCGCCGGTGGGCCGTCCTCGCCGTCGTCCTGTTCGCCGCGGTCCTCGACCTCCTCGACGCGACGATCACCAACATCGCCGCCCCGACCATCGCCGCCGACCTGGGCGGCGGCGAGTCCCTCGTCCAGTGGCTCGGTGCCGGTTACGCCCTGTCCATGGGCGTCCTGCTGGTGGTCGGCAGCCGGCTCGGCGACAGGTACGGCCGGCGCCGGCTGTTCCTGATCGGCCTCACCGGCTTCACCCTCGCCTCCGTCGCCTGCGGACTCGCCTTCGACCCCGCCTCCGTCATCGGCTTCCGCCTGCTCCAGGGAGGCTTCGGCGCCCTGGTCGTCCCGCAGGGCTTCGGCATCCTCGGCGCGGTCTTCCCGCCGAAGGAGATCGGCAAGGCGTTCGGCGTCTTCGCCCCCTGCCTCGGCCTTTCGGCGATCAGCGGCCCGGTCCTCGCCGGCCTGCTCATCGACTCCTTCGGCTGGCGCTCCATGTTTCTGATCAACATCGTGCTCGGCGGCCTGGCGATCGTGCTCGCCGTCCGCCTGCTGCCCCGCGACACCGGCGACCGCGCGGTCACGCTCGACGGTCCCGGATCCGCGCTGCTCGCCGCGACGATGCTCGGCCTGCTGCACGGTCTGATCGACGGCGCCGCCCACGGCTGGACCCTCCTCCCGGTCCTCTCCCTCGCCGCCGGCGCCGGCTTCTTCGCCCTGTTCTGCCTGCGCCAGCGCCGCGCCGCCGCCCCGCTGATCGAGCCGTCGTTGCTGCGCAACCGCGGCTTCACCTCGGGCCTGGTCCTCGGCCTCGTCTTCTACGCGGCGGTCGCCGGCCTGCTCTTCGTCCTGTCCCTGTACCTCCAGGACGGCCTGCACCGCTCGCCGACCGGCGCCTCGCTCGGCCTCGCCCCCGTCGCCGCCGGCATCATCGTCGCCTCGATCGCCGCACACGGCCTCAAGGCCCGCCTCGGCCGCACCCTGATCCTCGTCGGCCTGCTGCTCACGCTCACCGGAACGCTGGCCCTGCTCGCCCTCGTGCAGAGCACCACCCCGACGACCGGGACGCTGCTCGTCCCGGTGTTCGTCACCGGCCTCGGCCTCGGCACCTGCTTCGGCACCGTCTACGAGGTCACCCTCGGCGACATCGCCCCGAAGGAGGCCGGCAGCGCCTCCGGCTCGCTGAACGCCGTCTCCCAGCTGGCCAACAGCATCGGCGCCGCGGCCGTCACCACCGTGTACTTCCACACCTCCGGCGCCTCCGCGGACGCCGCCGGCCGCAGCCTCGCCCTGGTCGCCGCCGCCGTCCTCGTCTGCTGCGCCCTCGTCCGCCTGCTGCCCCGCACGGCGCAGTCCCCCCACCATCAGGCGTGA
- the mqnP gene encoding menaquinone biosynthesis prenyltransferase MqnP, producing MTTAAVPGAQPGRTKAFLRLVMIEHSVFALPFAYIAALTAMFQLDRKIHWWTLFLVTVCMVGLRTFAMACNRIIDREIDARNPRTANRELVTGAVSVRSAWTGAGIAVVVFLGAAALLNPLCLALAPLAVVPMVVYPYGKRFTNFPHAILGLAQAMGPVGAWLAVTGEWSWDAVILGLAVGVWIGGFDLIFACQDVQADRAHGVMSVPARFGVPAALWGARASAVVTTGLLVWYALATDAGLFFWGGLVIVVVAFCYEHTIVKPNDLSRLNRAFFTTNGFIGISLFVCALLDLLVRGLTV from the coding sequence GTGACGACCGCTGCCGTCCCGGGCGCGCAGCCGGGCCGTACGAAGGCGTTCCTGCGGCTGGTGATGATCGAGCACTCGGTCTTCGCGCTGCCGTTCGCGTACATCGCCGCGCTCACCGCGATGTTCCAGCTGGACCGGAAGATCCACTGGTGGACGCTGTTCCTGGTGACGGTCTGCATGGTGGGCCTGCGGACCTTCGCGATGGCCTGCAACCGGATCATCGACCGGGAGATCGACGCGCGGAACCCGCGCACGGCCAATCGTGAACTGGTGACGGGCGCGGTGTCGGTCCGCTCGGCGTGGACCGGCGCCGGCATCGCCGTCGTGGTGTTCCTCGGCGCGGCGGCCCTGCTGAATCCGCTCTGCCTGGCGCTGGCGCCGCTCGCCGTGGTGCCGATGGTGGTCTACCCCTACGGGAAGCGGTTCACGAACTTCCCGCACGCGATCCTGGGCCTGGCGCAGGCGATGGGACCGGTCGGGGCGTGGCTGGCGGTGACCGGGGAGTGGTCCTGGGACGCGGTGATCCTGGGGCTCGCGGTCGGTGTGTGGATCGGCGGGTTCGACCTGATCTTCGCCTGCCAGGACGTGCAGGCGGACCGGGCGCACGGCGTGATGTCGGTGCCTGCCCGGTTCGGCGTCCCGGCGGCGCTGTGGGGCGCGCGCGCCTCTGCGGTCGTCACGACGGGCCTGCTGGTCTGGTACGCGCTGGCGACGGACGCGGGGCTGTTCTTCTGGGGCGGCCTGGTGATCGTGGTGGTGGCGTTCTGCTACGAGCACACGATCGTGAAGCCGAACGACCTGTCCCGGCTGAACCGGGCGTTCTTCACCACGAACGGCTTCATCGGGATCAGTCTGTTCGTGTGCGCGCTGCTCGACCTGCTGGTGCGCGGCCTGACGGTGTGA